The stretch of DNA CGAAACAAAAATCACTCGGATTTAGAATCCTGCAACCGTTTGTTAAAGGAGACGCTTATTATGAAGAGACCAGACGAAGTATTATTTTATGTCGGAACGTACAGTCCCGAAGAGAAGCCGTCCATTTATTTATGCGGATTGAATACCGGGGACGGAGAAATGAGAATCATTCAAAAAACCTCGGGAATCGAGAATCCGTCGTACATAACGCTGAACCATGCAGAGAATGTGCTGTATGCCGTCAGCGAGAAGGAAGACGGGGAGGTCAGCGCGTATTCCGTCGATCCCGGGACAAATAAGCTGTCCCTGCTGGGCACGCGGCGGACAGAGGGGGGAGCTCCTTGCTACGTCTCCATCTCTCCTAAGGAGGACTATGTATTTGTCTCCAACTATTCGGGAGGCAACGTCAATGCTTTTCCGGTTAATGAAGACGGCTCGCTCGGGGAGATGTCCTCCCAGGTCCTTCATGCCGGCAAGGGCATTCGCGAAGACCGGCAGGAAGCGCCGCATCCGCATTCCGTAATCCCAGACGCAAACGATAAGCGGATACTGGTATGCGATCTCGGCCTCGACCGGATTATGCTCTACCGTTACGAGGGTGGCAACCTCACCCGGCATG from Paenibacillus sophorae encodes:
- a CDS encoding lactonase family protein, which encodes MKRPDEVLFYVGTYSPEEKPSIYLCGLNTGDGEMRIIQKTSGIENPSYITLNHAENVLYAVSEKEDGEVSAYSVDPGTNKLSLLGTRRTEGGAPCYVSISPKEDYVFVSNYSGGNVNAFPVNEDGSLGEMSSQVLHAGKGIREDRQEAPHPHSVIPDANDKRILVCDLGLDRIMLYRYEGGNLTRHGEVVLPDGSGPRHLAFHPSGKRLYCANELNCTVTVLEACEPSGNLEIRQHLSTLPEQYAAGSDDTAADIHTSPCGRFLYVSNRGHDSIALFHVDDETGLLKAMDWQSTGGRTPRNFAITGELLLAANQNSGNITSFTIDSENGRLIPTGNELEVPKPVCIAILN